In Mycobacterium gallinarum, a single window of DNA contains:
- a CDS encoding TetR/AcrR family transcriptional regulator gives MPASSPEASNGMSRREELLAVATKLFAARGYHGTRMDDVADAVGLNKATVYHYYASKALILYDIYKGAADFTVDALHDDPTASARETIYHFTRRLLVGIASDIERAAVYFQEGPYITEWFTEEQVAYIREKETQVYEHVRDVIDRGIASGEFYDCDSHVLALGYIGMTLGSYRWLRPHGRRTAQEIAVEFSTALLRGLIRDETVRESEPLGVNISAAN, from the coding sequence ATGCCAGCCTCGTCACCGGAAGCCTCGAACGGGATGTCACGTCGCGAGGAATTGCTGGCCGTCGCCACCAAGCTGTTCGCCGCTCGTGGGTATCACGGCACCCGGATGGACGACGTCGCCGACGCCGTCGGCCTGAACAAGGCCACGGTGTACCACTACTACGCCAGCAAAGCGCTGATCCTCTACGACATCTACAAGGGCGCTGCCGACTTCACCGTCGATGCCCTGCACGACGACCCGACCGCGTCGGCCCGGGAGACCATCTACCACTTCACCCGTCGGCTGCTGGTCGGCATCGCCAGCGACATCGAGCGCGCGGCGGTTTACTTTCAGGAAGGCCCCTACATCACGGAGTGGTTCACCGAGGAGCAGGTCGCCTACATCAGGGAGAAGGAAACCCAGGTCTACGAGCACGTGCGTGACGTCATCGACCGGGGCATCGCCAGCGGCGAGTTCTACGACTGCGACAGCCACGTTCTGGCCCTCGGCTACATCGGGATGACGCTGGGGTCCTACCGCTGGCTGCGGCCGCACGGTCGGCGCACCGCCCAGGAGATCGCCGTCGAGTTCAGTACCGCGCTGTTGCGCGGATTGATCCGCGACGAAACGGTGCGAGAGTCCGAGCCGCTGGGTGTGAACATCAGCGCAGCCAACTAG
- a CDS encoding alcohol dehydrogenase catalytic domain-containing protein, producing the protein MRISGAVLEQIGLERPYAETRPLVVHDLDLAPPGEGELLVRIEAAGMCHSDLSVVDGSRVRPVPMLLGHEAAGVVEEVGPGGSNSAVGQRLVMTFLPRCGACEACATNGLTPCIPGTVANTAGTLMTGERRLSRDGQPVHHHLGVSGFATHAVVDHRSVVPVPADVPAEVAALLGCAVLTGGGAVINAGRPRPGETVIVVGLGGVGMAAVLTALSHDDVRVIGVDQLPAKLELARTMGAHEAYTADEAREAGLKAAVVIEAVGHPQAVETAVDLTAAGGRTVCVGLPRPDARVNLSPLGFVAEGRSLIGSYLGSAVPAREIPHFVGLWRAGRLPVESLVSATITLDDINSGMDQLADGKAVRQIIRFD; encoded by the coding sequence ACAGATCGGGCTCGAAAGGCCGTACGCCGAAACCAGGCCGCTGGTAGTGCACGACCTCGACCTGGCTCCCCCGGGCGAGGGTGAACTGCTCGTCCGCATCGAAGCCGCCGGAATGTGCCATTCCGACCTGTCCGTCGTCGACGGCAGCAGAGTCCGGCCCGTGCCGATGCTGTTGGGACACGAGGCGGCGGGCGTCGTCGAGGAGGTCGGACCCGGGGGTTCGAACTCGGCCGTCGGTCAGCGCCTGGTGATGACCTTCCTGCCGCGGTGCGGTGCCTGCGAGGCGTGCGCCACCAACGGGCTCACCCCGTGCATTCCCGGGACCGTCGCCAATACGGCCGGCACCCTGATGACCGGTGAACGCAGGCTCTCCCGCGACGGTCAGCCGGTCCATCATCACCTCGGCGTCTCGGGCTTCGCCACGCACGCCGTCGTCGATCACCGTTCGGTCGTCCCGGTGCCCGCCGACGTACCCGCGGAGGTCGCGGCGCTGCTCGGCTGCGCGGTGCTGACCGGCGGCGGCGCGGTGATCAACGCCGGACGGCCACGACCGGGTGAAACCGTGATCGTCGTGGGCCTCGGCGGGGTGGGCATGGCTGCGGTGCTGACCGCTCTCTCGCACGACGATGTCCGCGTCATCGGTGTCGATCAGCTACCCGCCAAGCTCGAGCTGGCCCGCACCATGGGCGCCCACGAGGCGTACACGGCCGACGAAGCGCGCGAGGCCGGGCTCAAGGCCGCCGTCGTGATCGAGGCGGTCGGGCATCCGCAGGCGGTGGAGACCGCCGTGGACCTCACCGCTGCGGGCGGCCGCACCGTCTGTGTCGGACTCCCCCGCCCGGATGCGCGAGTCAACTTGTCGCCGTTGGGCTTTGTCGCAGAGGGGCGGTCGCTGATCGGCAGCTATCTCGGATCTGCCGTGCCCGCGCGCGAGATCCCGCACTTCGTCGGTCTGTGGCGGGCGGGCCGGCTACCGGTCGAGTCGTTGGTGTCGGCGACGATCACGCTCGACGACATCAACTCCGGCATGGATCAACTCGCCGACGGCAAGGCCGTGCGGCAGATCATCCGGTTCGACTAG
- a CDS encoding DUF3159 domain-containing protein, which translates to MTESRPPAAALLVRAGGVRGLVYTALPVTTFAVTNSVTGLRPALIAAITVASLILAWQLFRRESTRPAILGFAGIAVCAAFALITGRAKDFYLPGIWMYLGLAFAFTTSIVIRRPIVGVGWAWMTGRDDTWRRVPKVRLAFDIATAVMATASWSRFLVQNYLYDTDQEGLLAAARIAMGWPIFVVTSSVIYLAVRVSIRALPRASEA; encoded by the coding sequence ATGACCGAGTCCCGACCGCCCGCCGCTGCGCTGCTGGTTCGCGCCGGCGGGGTGCGCGGGCTGGTGTACACGGCGCTGCCGGTCACCACGTTCGCGGTGACGAACTCGGTGACCGGCTTGCGTCCGGCGCTCATCGCCGCGATCACCGTCGCGTCGCTGATTCTGGCGTGGCAGCTGTTCCGGAGGGAGTCCACCCGGCCTGCGATATTGGGGTTCGCGGGCATCGCGGTGTGCGCGGCGTTCGCCTTGATCACCGGCAGGGCCAAGGACTTCTATCTGCCCGGCATCTGGATGTATCTCGGGTTGGCGTTCGCCTTCACCACCTCGATCGTGATCCGCAGACCAATCGTCGGTGTGGGGTGGGCATGGATGACGGGTCGCGACGACACGTGGCGTCGCGTTCCGAAGGTTCGACTGGCGTTCGACATCGCCACCGCCGTGATGGCGACGGCATCGTGGTCACGATTTCTGGTGCAGAACTACCTGTATGACACGGATCAGGAGGGGCTACTGGCGGCGGCGCGTATCGCGATGGGCTGGCCGATATTCGTGGTCACCTCGTCGGTGATCTATCTCGCCGTCCGGGTGAGCATCCGGGCTCTCCCTCGCGCGAGCGAGGCGTAG
- a CDS encoding Re/Si-specific NAD(P)(+) transhydrogenase subunit alpha encodes MIIGIPRESLAGETRVAATPQTVGQLLKLGYTVVVESGAGAASSFADAAYVEAGASVGDPWAADVVLKVNAPSDDEIAKVRDGATLVSLISPALNPELVEKLSARPITVLAMDAVPRISRAQSLDVLSSMANIAGYRAVVEAAHSFGRFFTGQVTAAGKVPPAKVLVVGAGVAGLAAVGAAGSLGAVVKATDPRPEVADQVRSLGGEYMPVDPEAAEVSATGYAKEMGDDYKAREAALYAELAKEVDIIITTALIPGKPAPRIITADMVASMKPGSVLVDMAAANGGNVEGTVKDQAIVTDHGVTIIGYTDLAGRLPATASQLYGTNLVNLLKLLTPEKDGQLTLDFDDVVQRSVTVVRDGETTWPPPPVQVSAAPAAAAAAPVEHKPAKTPMSTRRRLGITFAAAAVLFALIALSPAALQVHLTVFALAIVIGYYVIGNVHHALHTPLMSVTNAISGIIVVGALLQIGHGDRGNGTVITVLAFLAILLASINVFGGFAVTRRMLAMFSRS; translated from the coding sequence ATGATTATCGGGATACCGCGCGAATCCCTGGCGGGTGAGACGCGGGTTGCCGCTACGCCGCAAACCGTCGGACAACTGCTCAAACTGGGCTACACGGTCGTCGTCGAGTCGGGCGCAGGCGCTGCCTCCAGCTTTGCCGATGCGGCCTACGTGGAGGCCGGCGCCAGTGTGGGTGACCCCTGGGCGGCCGACGTCGTCCTCAAGGTCAACGCCCCCTCCGACGATGAGATCGCCAAGGTACGTGACGGCGCGACACTGGTCAGCCTGATCTCCCCGGCGCTGAACCCGGAACTGGTCGAGAAGCTGTCCGCCCGCCCCATCACCGTGCTGGCGATGGACGCCGTGCCACGTATCTCGCGAGCGCAGTCCCTGGACGTGCTGTCGTCGATGGCGAACATCGCGGGGTACCGCGCGGTCGTCGAGGCCGCGCACAGCTTCGGCAGGTTCTTCACCGGGCAGGTGACCGCGGCGGGCAAGGTGCCGCCGGCCAAGGTGCTCGTGGTCGGCGCGGGTGTCGCCGGCCTGGCCGCCGTCGGCGCGGCCGGCAGCCTCGGTGCGGTCGTCAAGGCCACCGACCCGCGGCCCGAGGTCGCCGATCAGGTGCGCTCCCTCGGCGGGGAGTACATGCCCGTCGATCCGGAGGCGGCCGAGGTCTCGGCGACCGGCTACGCCAAGGAGATGGGCGACGACTACAAAGCCCGCGAGGCCGCGCTGTACGCCGAGTTGGCCAAAGAGGTCGACATCATCATCACCACCGCGCTGATCCCTGGTAAGCCCGCGCCGCGCATCATCACCGCCGACATGGTCGCGTCGATGAAGCCGGGCAGTGTGCTCGTCGACATGGCCGCCGCCAACGGCGGCAACGTCGAGGGCACCGTCAAGGATCAGGCGATCGTCACCGACCACGGCGTGACGATCATCGGCTACACCGATCTGGCGGGGCGTCTGCCCGCCACCGCCTCGCAGCTCTACGGCACCAACCTGGTGAACCTGCTCAAGCTGCTCACCCCGGAGAAGGACGGACAGCTCACCCTGGACTTCGACGATGTCGTTCAGCGGTCGGTCACCGTGGTCCGCGACGGTGAGACGACGTGGCCGCCGCCACCGGTGCAGGTGTCCGCGGCGCCCGCGGCTGCCGCTGCCGCCCCGGTCGAGCACAAACCCGCCAAGACTCCGATGTCGACCCGACGCCGGCTGGGCATCACCTTCGCCGCCGCCGCGGTGCTGTTCGCCCTCATCGCACTGTCCCCCGCCGCGCTGCAGGTACACCTGACGGTGTTCGCGCTGGCGATCGTCATCGGCTACTACGTGATCGGCAACGTGCACCACGCGCTGCACACGCCGCTGATGTCGGTGACCAACGCGATCTCGGGCATCATCGTCGTCGGCGCACTGCTGCAGATCGGCCACGGTGACAGGGGAAATGGCACAGTCATCACCGTCCTTGCATTCCTGGCGATCCTGCTGGCCAGCATCAACGTCTTCGGTGGCTTCGCGGTGACCCGCCGCATGCTGGCGATGTTCTCGAGGAGCTAA
- a CDS encoding acyl-CoA dehydrogenase, protein MRSNLLSRRDLDFLLYEWLRVDELTKRDRFAEHSRETFDAVLELCEQLATRYFAPHNKKSDANEPQFDGEKVTVIGEVKEALDAFAQADLVGMGMDHDLGGAQLPMTVAQAAFAWIAAANVSTSGYVMLTMANANLLAKFGTPEQIETFVKPMLAGRFSGTMALSETQAGSSLADILTRAEPQPDGTYRLFGSKMWISGAEHELTENIVNLVLAKIPGGPAGTKGISLFIVPKYLVNDDGSIGERNNVVIAGLNHKMGQRGITNTVLNFDGAVGYLVGEPHRGITYMFTMMNEARLGVGMGAVALGYTGYLKSVDYARERPQGRPVTAKDPTTPQIPIIEHADVKRMLLAQKAYVEGGMALLLYCAKLVDVQHSAETDAERDAATLLLDILTPVGKSWPSQWCLEANNLAIQVHGGYGYTREYDVEQHYRDNRLNAIHEGTHGIQSLDLLGRKVTQRGGAGLAALGAAIAQTVDAANAAGGDAAQLAPRLSATWERLVEVTAAMFASGDIDAALANSVAYLEAFGHILVAWIWLEQVVACNGRTGDFYDGKRQAARYFFRSELPKTGPQLDLLAALDRTSLDMRDSWF, encoded by the coding sequence ATGAGATCGAACTTGCTGTCGCGACGGGATCTCGATTTCCTGCTCTACGAGTGGCTGCGGGTCGACGAACTGACCAAGCGTGACCGCTTCGCCGAGCACTCCCGCGAGACGTTCGACGCGGTGCTCGAGCTGTGTGAGCAGTTGGCGACGCGGTATTTCGCACCGCACAACAAGAAGAGCGACGCCAACGAGCCACAGTTCGACGGTGAGAAGGTGACCGTCATCGGTGAGGTCAAGGAGGCGCTGGACGCATTCGCCCAGGCCGATCTCGTGGGCATGGGCATGGACCACGACCTGGGCGGCGCTCAGTTGCCGATGACCGTCGCCCAGGCGGCGTTCGCCTGGATTGCGGCCGCCAACGTCAGCACCTCGGGTTACGTCATGCTCACCATGGCCAACGCGAACCTGCTCGCGAAGTTCGGCACCCCCGAGCAGATCGAGACCTTCGTCAAACCCATGCTGGCCGGGCGGTTCTCGGGAACGATGGCGCTGTCCGAGACACAGGCCGGTTCGTCGCTCGCCGACATCCTCACCCGGGCCGAACCGCAGCCCGACGGCACGTACCGGCTGTTCGGTTCGAAGATGTGGATCTCCGGCGCCGAGCACGAGCTGACCGAGAACATCGTCAATCTGGTGCTGGCCAAGATCCCGGGCGGACCGGCGGGCACCAAGGGCATCTCGCTGTTCATCGTCCCGAAATATCTTGTCAATGACGATGGTTCGATCGGCGAGCGCAACAACGTCGTCATCGCCGGGCTGAACCACAAGATGGGGCAGCGGGGTATCACCAACACCGTCCTGAACTTCGACGGCGCCGTCGGTTATCTCGTCGGCGAGCCGCACCGCGGCATCACCTACATGTTCACGATGATGAACGAGGCACGCCTCGGCGTAGGTATGGGTGCGGTGGCACTGGGCTACACCGGCTACCTCAAGTCGGTGGACTACGCCCGCGAACGCCCGCAGGGCAGACCGGTGACGGCCAAGGACCCGACGACGCCGCAGATCCCGATCATCGAACACGCCGATGTCAAGCGAATGCTGTTGGCGCAGAAGGCGTATGTCGAGGGCGGGATGGCGTTGCTGCTGTACTGCGCCAAGCTCGTCGACGTGCAGCACAGCGCCGAAACCGACGCCGAGCGCGATGCGGCGACGCTGCTGCTCGACATCCTCACGCCGGTTGGGAAGAGCTGGCCGTCGCAGTGGTGCCTGGAGGCCAACAACCTCGCGATTCAGGTACACGGTGGCTACGGCTATACCCGCGAATACGACGTCGAACAGCACTACCGCGACAACCGGCTGAACGCCATTCACGAGGGCACCCATGGCATTCAGAGCCTCGACCTGCTGGGCCGCAAGGTGACCCAGCGCGGCGGCGCCGGCCTCGCGGCGCTCGGGGCGGCGATTGCGCAGACAGTCGACGCCGCGAACGCCGCGGGCGGGGATGCCGCGCAACTGGCACCTCGGCTCAGTGCAACCTGGGAGCGCCTGGTCGAGGTGACCGCCGCAATGTTCGCGTCCGGCGACATCGACGCCGCGCTGGCCAACAGCGTCGCGTACCTCGAGGCGTTCGGCCACATCCTGGTCGCCTGGATCTGGCTCGAGCAGGTGGTCGCCTGCAACGGCCGCACCGGCGACTTCTACGACGGCAAACGGCAAGCTGCGCGGTACTTCTTCCGGAGCGAACTGCCCAAGACGGGTCCTCAACTCGATCTGCTTGCCGCATTGGACCGCACCTCGCTGGACATGCGCGACAGCTGGTTCTGA
- a CDS encoding acyl-CoA dehydrogenase family protein, which yields MPVDRLLPTDDARDLIALTREIADKVLDPVVDTHEKDETYPDGVFPALGAAGLLSLPQPEEWGGGGQPFEVYLQVLEELAARWAAVAVAVSVHSLSSHPLLMFGTEEQKQRWLPDMLSGSQIGAYSLSEPQAGSDAAALRCAAVSSDDATAPGYVLNGSKSWITHGGVADFYTLFARTGEGSRGISCFLVPGDLPGLSFGKPEEKMGLHAVPTTSAFYDNARIGADRRIGADGQGLQIAFSALDSGRLGIAAVATGLAQAALDEAVRYANERTTFGRKIIDHQGLGFLLADMSAAVVSARATYLDAARRRDLNLPYSAQASVAKLVATDAAMKVTTDAVQVFGGAGYTRDYRVERYMREAKIMQIFEGTNQIQRLVIARGLTN from the coding sequence ATGCCGGTCGACAGGTTGTTGCCCACCGACGATGCCCGTGACCTGATCGCGCTCACCCGTGAGATCGCCGACAAGGTTCTCGATCCGGTGGTCGACACCCATGAGAAGGACGAGACCTACCCCGACGGCGTGTTCCCCGCCCTCGGCGCGGCGGGATTGTTGAGCCTTCCGCAGCCCGAGGAGTGGGGCGGCGGCGGGCAACCGTTCGAGGTGTACCTGCAGGTGCTCGAGGAACTGGCGGCGCGGTGGGCGGCCGTGGCGGTGGCGGTCAGCGTGCACAGCCTGTCGTCGCATCCGTTGCTGATGTTCGGTACCGAGGAACAGAAGCAACGCTGGCTTCCGGACATGCTGTCCGGCAGCCAGATCGGGGCCTACAGCCTGTCGGAGCCGCAGGCCGGCTCCGATGCTGCGGCCCTGCGGTGCGCCGCTGTGTCTTCCGATGACGCGACGGCGCCTGGCTACGTGCTCAACGGTTCCAAGTCCTGGATCACCCACGGCGGGGTCGCCGACTTCTACACGTTGTTCGCGCGGACCGGCGAAGGGTCAAGGGGCATCTCGTGTTTCCTGGTACCCGGCGATCTGCCCGGGCTCAGCTTCGGCAAGCCCGAGGAGAAGATGGGACTGCATGCGGTCCCGACCACCTCTGCGTTCTACGACAACGCGCGCATCGGCGCGGACCGCCGTATCGGTGCCGATGGCCAGGGGCTGCAGATCGCGTTCAGCGCGCTGGACTCGGGCCGGCTCGGCATCGCCGCGGTGGCCACCGGCCTGGCGCAGGCGGCGCTGGACGAAGCGGTGCGTTATGCGAACGAGCGAACGACGTTCGGCCGCAAGATCATCGACCATCAGGGGCTGGGATTCCTGTTGGCGGACATGAGTGCGGCGGTGGTCAGCGCACGGGCGACGTACCTCGATGCCGCGCGTCGTCGCGATCTGAACCTCCCGTACTCGGCGCAGGCCAGTGTGGCCAAGTTGGTCGCCACGGACGCGGCGATGAAGGTGACCACCGATGCCGTGCAGGTGTTCGGTGGCGCCGGGTACACGCGCGACTATCGCGTCGAGCGGTACATGCGAGAGGCCAAGATCATGCAGATCTTCGAGGGCACCAACCAGATTCAGCGACTGGTCATCGCGCGCGGCCTGACGAACTGA
- a CDS encoding mechanosensitive ion channel family protein: MQSTLDSLTEWLLTKGLHIALVLVFAIIATRVIRLIARRISKRWDSGDAADSVLRPESVKHRRAVASVISSVAIAVLYVVVAVDIANQLGLPIGSLVAPAAVLGAALGFGAQRIVQDLLSGFFLITEKQYGFGDLVALTVTAGGEARGTVEDVTLRVTKLRTSDGEVFTVPNGQIVKSLNLSKDWARAVVDVPVPTSADINIVNDALREVSTMAMHDDGLPELLLDEPQLMGVESIEKDTVNLRVVARTLPGKQFEVSRRLRALIVSELRRAGVADAEAAASRTG; the protein is encoded by the coding sequence ATGCAATCGACACTTGACTCACTTACCGAATGGCTGCTGACGAAGGGCCTGCACATCGCGCTGGTGCTGGTGTTCGCGATCATCGCCACGCGGGTGATCCGGTTGATCGCGCGTCGTATCAGCAAGCGATGGGACAGCGGCGACGCCGCCGACTCGGTGCTGCGACCCGAGAGCGTCAAACACCGCCGGGCGGTTGCCTCGGTGATCTCGTCGGTCGCCATCGCCGTGCTCTACGTCGTCGTCGCCGTCGACATCGCCAATCAACTCGGGCTGCCGATCGGCTCGCTGGTGGCGCCCGCGGCGGTGCTCGGTGCCGCGCTCGGTTTCGGCGCCCAGCGCATCGTGCAGGATCTGCTCAGCGGCTTCTTCCTGATCACCGAGAAGCAGTACGGGTTCGGCGATCTGGTCGCGCTGACCGTGACGGCGGGTGGTGAGGCCCGCGGCACGGTCGAGGACGTGACGCTGCGTGTCACGAAACTCCGCACCAGCGACGGTGAGGTATTCACCGTGCCGAACGGCCAGATCGTCAAATCGCTCAACCTGTCCAAGGATTGGGCGCGCGCAGTGGTCGACGTCCCGGTCCCGACGTCGGCCGACATCAACATCGTCAACGACGCGCTGCGGGAGGTGTCGACCATGGCCATGCACGACGACGGCCTGCCCGAGCTGCTGCTCGACGAGCCGCAACTGATGGGTGTCGAGAGCATCGAGAAGGACACCGTGAACCTGCGCGTGGTGGCACGCACGCTGCCCGGCAAGCAATTCGAGGTGAGTCGTCGTCTGCGCGCCCTGATCGTCTCGGAGCTGCGGCGCGCGGGCGTCGCGGATGCCGAAGCCGCGGCTAGTCGAACCGGATGA
- the pntB gene encoding Re/Si-specific NAD(P)(+) transhydrogenase subunit beta: MFTIETAATAAYVVAALLFILALAGLSRHETSRAGNSFGIAGMAVALLATIALALARHIEPLGLGLLVGAMVIGAAIGLWRAKVVEMTGMPELIALLHSFVGLAAVLVGWNGYLHVEGDATGAEAMQLGTEGMLGIHSAEVVIGVFIGAVTFTGSIVANLKLSARIKSAPMMLPGKNVLNVGALVVFAALTVWFVIDPQLWLLIVVTVLALLLGWHLVASIGGGDMPVVVSMLNSYSGWAAAASGFLLSNDLLIVTGALVGSSGAYLSYIMCKAMNRSFISVIAGGFGIEAGPADDKDYGTHREIDADSAADLLASAHSVIITPGYGMAVAQAQYGVADLTRKLRDRGVNVRFGIHPVAGRLPGHMNVLLAEAKVPYDIVLEMDEINDDFSDTDVVLVIGANDTVNPAASEDPSSPIAGMPVLTVWNANNVIVFKRSMASGYAGVQNPLFFRENTQMLFGDAKDRVDAINAALSESVSAGH; this comes from the coding sequence ATGTTCACCATAGAGACTGCCGCGACCGCAGCCTACGTCGTCGCCGCGCTGTTGTTCATCCTGGCGCTGGCCGGGCTGTCCAGGCACGAGACATCAAGGGCCGGTAACAGTTTCGGCATCGCCGGGATGGCCGTCGCGCTACTCGCGACGATCGCGCTCGCGCTGGCGCGGCACATCGAACCGCTGGGCCTCGGCCTGCTCGTCGGCGCGATGGTCATCGGTGCCGCGATCGGTCTGTGGCGCGCCAAGGTCGTCGAGATGACCGGCATGCCCGAGCTCATCGCGTTGCTGCACAGCTTCGTCGGCCTGGCCGCCGTGCTGGTCGGCTGGAACGGCTACCTGCACGTCGAGGGTGATGCCACCGGCGCTGAAGCGATGCAGCTCGGCACCGAAGGAATGCTGGGCATTCACTCCGCCGAGGTCGTCATCGGAGTCTTCATCGGAGCGGTGACGTTCACCGGCTCGATCGTCGCCAACCTGAAATTGTCGGCCCGGATCAAGTCCGCGCCGATGATGCTGCCCGGCAAGAACGTGCTCAACGTCGGCGCCCTGGTGGTGTTCGCCGCGCTCACCGTGTGGTTCGTCATCGACCCCCAGCTGTGGCTGCTGATCGTCGTCACGGTGCTGGCTCTGCTGCTCGGTTGGCATCTGGTCGCGTCGATCGGCGGCGGCGACATGCCCGTCGTGGTGTCGATGCTCAACAGCTATTCGGGCTGGGCCGCGGCGGCGTCGGGCTTCCTGCTGTCCAACGATCTGCTCATCGTGACCGGCGCGCTGGTCGGCTCCTCCGGTGCCTACCTGTCCTACATCATGTGCAAGGCCATGAACCGGTCGTTCATCTCGGTGATCGCCGGCGGCTTCGGTATCGAAGCCGGCCCGGCGGATGACAAGGACTACGGCACCCACCGCGAGATCGACGCCGACAGCGCGGCCGACCTGCTCGCCTCGGCGCACTCCGTGATCATCACGCCCGGCTACGGCATGGCCGTCGCCCAAGCCCAGTACGGCGTCGCGGACCTGACCCGCAAGCTGCGCGACCGCGGCGTCAATGTCCGGTTCGGTATCCACCCCGTCGCGGGACGCCTGCCCGGCCACATGAACGTGCTGCTGGCCGAGGCCAAGGTGCCCTACGACATCGTGCTGGAGATGGACGAGATCAACGACGACTTCAGCGACACCGACGTCGTACTGGTCATCGGCGCCAACGACACCGTCAACCCGGCGGCCTCCGAGGACCCGAGCAGCCCGATCGCCGGTATGCCGGTGCTCACGGTCTGGAACGCCAACAACGTCATCGTGTTCAAGCGGTCGATGGCATCGGGCTACGCGGGCGTGCAGAACCCGCTGTTCTTCCGGGAGAACACCCAGATGCTGTTCGGCGACGCCAAGGACCGGGTGGACGCCATCAACGCCGCGCTCTCGGAATCGGTTTCCGCCGGCCACTAG